One genomic segment of Vagococcus intermedius includes these proteins:
- a CDS encoding potassium channel family protein, protein MKQNFAIIGLGRFGGSLCETLIESGQEVLAIDRDEDRINEYMNIATHAVVANAQDEMTLRSLGLRNFEHVIVAIGEDIQASILVTLMAKEMGVPNVTAKAQDSYHAKVLYKIGADNVVHPERDMGIKVAHNLVSKNILDYLELSDEYSLAEVKVTNRKFFDKSLAQLDFRQRFGLNVVAIRREGHLIISPMADEIVFKDDCLLLIGADEDVERLDEKMS, encoded by the coding sequence ATGAAACAAAATTTTGCGATTATTGGATTAGGTCGTTTTGGTGGAAGTTTATGTGAAACATTAATTGAATCAGGGCAGGAAGTTTTGGCAATAGATCGTGATGAGGATCGCATCAATGAATATATGAATATTGCAACCCATGCGGTAGTAGCCAATGCTCAAGATGAAATGACCTTACGTTCTTTAGGTTTACGTAATTTTGAACATGTTATTGTTGCTATTGGGGAAGATATTCAAGCAAGCATCTTGGTTACTTTAATGGCTAAAGAAATGGGTGTCCCTAATGTAACAGCTAAAGCACAAGATTCTTATCATGCCAAGGTGCTGTACAAGATTGGTGCTGACAATGTTGTTCATCCTGAGAGAGATATGGGAATCAAAGTAGCTCATAACTTAGTTTCAAAAAATATTCTTGATTATTTGGAATTGTCTGATGAATATTCTTTAGCAGAGGTCAAAGTAACCAATCGAAAATTTTTTGATAAGAGCTTGGCACAGCTTGACTTTAGACAACGTTTCGGCTTAAATGTGGTGGCAATTCGTCGTGAGGGTCATTTAATTATTTCACCAATGGCAGATGAAATAGTATTTAAGGATGATTGTTTGTTATTAATCGGAGCAGATGAAGATGTTGAAAGACTGGATGAAAAAATGTCCTAA
- a CDS encoding response regulator: MIKVLLVDDHEMVRLGVSSYLSIQEDIEVVGEAENGQIGYHKALELRPDIILMDLVMDVMDGIESTKAILAEWPEAKIIIVTSFIDDEKVYPAIEAGAAGYLLKTSTAGEIANAIRASYRGERVLEPEVTGKMMERMTRKNEPVLHEDLTNRENEILLLIAEGKSNQEIADDLFITLKTVKTHVSNILSKLDVEDRTQAAIYAFKHGIVK; the protein is encoded by the coding sequence ATGATTAAAGTACTATTGGTTGATGATCATGAAATGGTGAGGCTAGGTGTGTCATCTTATTTATCAATTCAAGAGGATATTGAAGTAGTAGGTGAAGCTGAAAATGGTCAGATAGGCTACCATAAGGCGTTAGAATTACGACCTGATATTATCTTGATGGATTTAGTGATGGATGTGATGGATGGGATTGAATCTACAAAAGCAATCTTGGCAGAATGGCCAGAGGCTAAAATTATTATTGTGACAAGTTTTATTGATGATGAAAAAGTTTATCCAGCTATTGAGGCAGGTGCGGCAGGCTATTTACTAAAAACATCAACAGCTGGAGAAATAGCCAATGCTATTCGAGCTTCTTATCGCGGTGAAAGAGTATTAGAACCTGAGGTTACGGGGAAAATGATGGAGAGAATGACCCGTAAGAATGAACCAGTCTTACATGAGGATTTGACTAATCGTGAAAATGAAATTTTATTATTGATCGCTGAAGGAAAGAGTAATCAAGAAATCGCAGATGATTTATTTATCACACTAAAAACAGTTAAAACCCATGTTTCGAATATTTTATCAAAATTAGATGTTGAGGATCGTACTCAGGCGGCAATTTATGCCTTTAAACATGGGATTGTTAAATAA
- a CDS encoding sensor histidine kinase, which yields MISKITRPLLFLYTFIFTNIILLLTLYASYYAQHQKRWLLELLRAKIFHIPLLAYVLVISLVVSFIVFLTVYFVRRTQYGRIEEKVRLLASGNYDNNLLFKGILGSENDPYIHEIDKDLTKVHGSLKRMSTELQQIAARPELVDGETKEQIVEAERHRLARELHDSVSQQLFAASMMMSALQEEAHKQEVTISLEKQMTMIGSIINASQSEMRALLLHLRPVSLEGKTLQKGIEQLLRELKTKIQIDLTWEIEDITLPSGIEDHIFRIAQELLSNTLRHAKASSLEVYLKQVDKSIMLRMIDDGVGFDSQVPRVGSYGLNNIQERVTSMGGTCKIISFKGKGTSVEIRVPVLEESVNND from the coding sequence ATGATATCAAAAATAACAAGGCCCTTGCTATTTTTATATACCTTTATCTTTACAAATATTATCTTATTGTTAACTTTGTACGCTAGTTACTATGCTCAACATCAAAAACGTTGGTTATTGGAATTATTGCGTGCTAAAATATTTCATATACCATTGCTTGCGTATGTTTTAGTTATTTCCTTAGTAGTAAGTTTTATTGTATTTTTAACAGTTTATTTCGTGAGACGAACACAATATGGTAGAATTGAAGAGAAAGTTCGGCTACTTGCTAGTGGTAATTATGATAATAACTTGTTATTTAAAGGGATTTTAGGATCTGAAAATGATCCATATATCCATGAAATCGATAAAGATTTAACGAAGGTTCATGGTAGTTTAAAAAGAATGTCAACAGAGCTACAACAAATTGCAGCAAGACCTGAGTTGGTTGATGGGGAAACCAAAGAACAAATTGTTGAAGCTGAGCGTCATCGTTTAGCTAGAGAACTTCATGACTCTGTTAGTCAGCAATTATTTGCAGCTAGCATGATGATGTCTGCTTTACAAGAAGAGGCCCATAAACAAGAGGTAACCATTAGTTTAGAGAAACAAATGACAATGATTGGTTCAATTATTAATGCGTCTCAATCAGAAATGCGTGCGTTATTATTGCATTTACGTCCAGTAAGTCTAGAAGGAAAAACCTTACAAAAAGGGATTGAGCAATTATTAAGAGAATTAAAAACTAAAATTCAAATTGATTTGACTTGGGAAATTGAAGATATAACTTTGCCCAGTGGTATTGAAGATCATATTTTTAGAATAGCGCAAGAATTACTCTCAAATACGTTGAGGCATGCCAAGGCATCATCTTTAGAAGTCTATTTAAAACAGGTAGATAAAAGTATCATGTTACGTATGATTGATGATGGTGTGGGATTTGACAGCCAAGTACCTCGTGTTGGGAGTTATGGTTTAAATAATATTCAAGAGCGTGTGACGAGCATGGGCGGGACTTGTAAGATTATTAGTTTTAAAGGGAAGGGAACAAGTGTTGAAATACGTGTGCCGGTATTGGAGGAGAGTGTAAACAATGATTAA